In the Leptolyngbya sp. FACHB-261 genome, one interval contains:
- a CDS encoding SIMPL domain-containing protein: MSALLKPISSKTKLLGLPILLAMVSLNWLPPAPAFAADETPKQRIITVTGRGEEPVQTTKAEVQLGVQIQGQTAQEVQRQVAERSAAVVRFLQGQQVERLQTTGINLSPTYDYSNNRQRLVGYTGQNTVSFRVPVEKAGPLLDRAVSAGATRIDSVNFVAPEAGIREARATALREAVEDARAQANAVLATLGHTAQVVQTIQVDGGNVSPPVPYLMNRAELSQAADKAPTPVVGGQQQVQAAVTLQITY, encoded by the coding sequence ATGAGCGCTCTACTAAAGCCCATCTCATCCAAAACAAAGCTACTGGGCTTACCGATTTTGCTAGCTATGGTTAGCCTCAACTGGCTACCGCCAGCACCCGCCTTCGCTGCTGATGAAACGCCCAAACAACGCATCATAACCGTCACAGGTCGAGGCGAAGAACCAGTCCAAACCACTAAGGCGGAAGTTCAATTAGGCGTTCAGATCCAAGGCCAAACTGCACAAGAAGTGCAACGTCAGGTTGCCGAGCGTTCGGCTGCGGTAGTGCGCTTTCTGCAGGGACAACAAGTGGAGCGGTTACAAACCACTGGCATCAACCTGTCTCCCACCTACGACTATTCCAATAATCGTCAGCGCCTAGTGGGTTACACCGGTCAGAACACTGTGAGCTTCCGAGTGCCTGTCGAAAAGGCTGGACCATTGCTAGACCGAGCAGTATCTGCAGGGGCAACCCGGATTGACTCGGTCAACTTTGTTGCACCAGAAGCTGGCATTCGCGAGGCACGAGCAACGGCCCTACGCGAAGCGGTTGAAGATGCCCGCGCTCAAGCCAACGCCGTATTGGCTACGCTCGGTCATACCGCACAAGTTGTGCAAACGATTCAAGTCGATGGCGGTAACGTGTCGCCCCCAGTCCCCTACCTCATGAACCGAGCTGAGCTGAGTCAGGCCGCCGATAAGGCGCCAACCCCTGTCGTAGGTGGTCAACAGCAAGTTCAAGCCGCCGTCACGCTGCAAATCACTTACTAG